Part of the Rhodospirillaceae bacterium genome is shown below.
AGCTGCGGGTGCAGTAACGCCATCTGCAGGGCGAGCGCGCCGCCGTAAGAATGACCGACAAGATGGACAGGTCTGCCCAGCTTGCGAACCACAGCCGTGACCAACGCCACGTTACCCGCCAGGGTCAGGGCTCCGGGACCGGTCCAGTTGTCGGTGCCGCCCGCACCATACAAATCAGGCGCGACAAGATGATATGTGTCGGCCCAGTTTTTAAAAGCCTGCTTCCACTGCTTGCCGGAACTGGCGGAGCTGTGCAACAGCACAACCGGCTGGCCACTACCTGCTTGTTTGATCGAAACATTTACGCCGTTTTTTCTGCTCGTATTCATAACGGGTTCTCCTGAATTTGACGAAACAAGCCACTGGCCCGGACGGTATGTCCTTGCCCGGACCAGCACTTGCTCAGATTTTCTCGATGGAAATTTCCACCGGAAGGGAACTGGAAACCATCTCGTAGACCGGCGAGAATTGCGCCAGTGACTTCAATGTTTCGGCGTCGCCTTCGGACTTGACCTGCATACGCACGCGCACAACCGAAAAACCTTTTCGGACGGTGCTGTCCATACCAAGGAACCCCTTAAGATCAAGATCGCCTTCCAGTTCGCAACGCGCATCTTCAATAACGATGCCGCGGGCCGCCGCGTGGTAGACCATGGTTGTCGTCAGGCAGCCGGCCAGGGCGTGCAGGACATATTCAACCGGGTTGGCAGCCTTGCCTTCGCCCAGAAGAAGCGGTGGTTCGGCGTTGTCGAGAACAAACGGGCCCTTGGCGTGGGGCTGCTCGTCGCAGGCGCCACGGAAGCTGCTGATGGTCGAGCGGTTGTGATCGCCGCCCAACCAGGTGTTAGAGGCGCGAAACTGAAAATCAGCGATTTCAGGTGTCTGTTTTACCGCCTCAATGGTTTCAAATAGAGCGCTGACATTAACGCCGTTGGTAACGGTGGGCATTTCCTGGGCTGTGTTTTGGGTGTTCATCATATCTTCCTTTGCAACTGTTTGTGCCGCCCTCATGGGTGGCGATGGGCGGAAGATAGGGCAGGGAACTCTTGCTTTTGAGGGCGTTTTTTGCCAAAAAAGATGCATTCGTGCCACAAAAAGGGCTCAATAAATGGAAAATGACCAGAAGACCACCCAAGACGCCCTGATCGTCGCGGTGCCCGAAACCGCCGGCTCGGCCCTTTACGGGATGATTGATGTGCTGGCCTCTGCCGGAAATCTTTGGCAACTGCTTGTCGGTGCCCAGCCGGAAGTCGCTCTGATCAAGCCGAAAATCGTCTCTCCCATGAGCGCGGGTTTTGTCTGCGGCAATAATATTCCGGTCAATCCTGATCTCTGCATCAGCGACCAGCCGATGGCACCGATCATCATCTTGCCCGAACTGTGGCTGGCCCCGGACGAAGACCTTAAAGGGCGCTACCCAGAGCTGATGGACTGGATTCGCGATTGCTACAAAGCCGGGGCATCGATTTATTCGGCCTGTTCCGGGGCCATTATGCTGGCCGAAACCGGTTTGCTTGACGGACGGGATGCAACGTCCCATTGGGGTTATCAGCATCTGTTTCACAAAAGTTATCCGAAAGTTCGCTTTCAACCGGAACCGAACTTGTGTTTTGCCGACCCCCTGGGCCGCATTGTTACGGCCGGTGGCACCAGTTCATGGCATGACCTAGCGATCCATATTATTGCCCGCCACTGCAACCCCGGCGAGGCGTTGCGCATCGCCAAGGTTTACCTTTTGAAATGGCACGACGAAGGCCAGTTGCCTTTCGCCAGCCTTGTCAACCAGACAGCACACGCGGATTCCGTGGTTCGTGAGTGTGAAACATGGCTTAAAGCCCACTTCCGTGAAGGCGAACCTGTCGCCCGCGTGGTTGACCATTCCGGGATCCCCGAACGCACCATCAAGCGGCGCTTTAAAGCAGCCACCGGGACGACGCTCATGGACCATGTTCAAAACCTGCGGATCGAAGAAGCCAAGCGTCTGCTGGAAACCGGCGATACCCCGTTTGATGAAATTGCTCCAGCGGTGGGTTACGAGAACATCGGTTTCTTCCGCCGCCTGTTCAATAGAAGAACCGGTCTCAACCCGTCCCGATACCGAAAAATGTTCCAACCGGTAACGACCGTGGTGACGTGATCAGGTTTAATATCCAAGTTTTTTTGAAAGAGGAAATGGTGCCGCCTGGGTGACTTGAACACCCGACCCCCGCATTACGAATGCGATGCTCTACCAACTGAGCTAAGGCGGCTCATTTCCCAAGGCTTTACTTACTGCGTCGTCCTTTCCGCGTCAACGTCTTGTAAGGCCTGCGGCGCAGTCAATTTTGGTTGTTCCGTCTGTTCCGTCTGCTCAGGCGCAATCAGGCCCGGAACCCGAACCGGCAAGCGCCACTGGAATTTATCGAAACCGCCACAGCCGCCGCAAAGTGGTGTCCAGCTATCGGCGGCGTTGCCGCAATCTTCACAAACCCAGGTCGGATCAGGACTTGCGCTGGCCGCCCGGACCAACCATTCGCGGGCCGCTATCATGTCCTGATGTTCGCCTTCCTCAAGGCTCGCCATCAACTGGCAATAGCTGCCGGGCACCGGCTGGTTTGATGCTTCCATGGCCATTAGTCCCTTGCGCGCCTCCCCCCACAGGCCGGCGTCCAGTGCGGCCCGGGCCAGCATCAGGGCGGTTGCCGGGTCTTTCGGATTAAACCCCGCCAGTGTCTGCGCCGCCTTCATGCGGGCCATGGCGTCATCAGCGCCGCTCACCCCCCAGTAAGCTGCCGCCAGATCCGGAACAGGGGTCGTTGCCCACGCGGCTTCCAGGGCGTTGGCCGCCTTGCGCTGTTTGCCGGCACTTTTAAGCAAACCCGCATAATGGATCTGAACCGGGCTTAACCCCGGCGCGTCCAGGCTCGCCTTCTTCGATAATTTAAGAGCCTTGGCGACGTCGCCAGCGGCTTCGGCATCGACGCTCATCAGATGGCCCAGAACAGCCCTTGGCCTGCGCGCTTCGCCAGCACTTACATGTTTCTTGCGGATCGCTATGGCCAGGGCCTCGTCGGCCTCTGCCCACAGGCCACCGCGACTGGCAAGGTCAAACAGGGTGCGGGCCGCCCAGGCGCTTTCGGGTTTAAGGCGGCTGGCCCGGCGCGCCCATTTCAGGGCGTCTTGAGTGTGTTCAAGCTTGATCGCCTGATTGAGCAGCCCCCGCAGGCCCAGAAATTCCGTATCGGGGCTAGCGAGCATTTCGGTAAAGAATTTTTGCGCCGCCGCCTCATCTCCACTTAACTGGGCCGACTGGGCCGAAAGCAACATTGTCAGCGATGGCTCATCGAGTAAATCATCGGCCCGCCCGGCTTGCCTGCGGGCTTCGCCCGGATCACCGGCAGCCACCGCCACCATGCCCCGGCTTAAGGCCAGATAGCCGCGACGACGCCGGCCGTCGCGACGAAAGCGGGCAATCTCGGCAGGAACGCCCCGAATAAAAAGCCACAGGCGGTACGTAAAGGCCGAAAGAATGGCGACGAGGCCAACAGCACCGACCAGAACAGCGGCGGATGTTTCGATCACATAACCATGCCAGACAAGGCTGAGCTGACCGGGATTATCAGCCAGCCACATGGCCGTTGCGGCCAGCACGCAAAGCAGAAAAATAAACCAAAGGGCGCGTAACATCCTTGTTATTCCCTTCGCCTAATTATTGACAGGTGCGAGCAGCGAGACGACAAAGACATGCAATCTCGACAGCGCCGTTTCCGCCATCAGACGCGCCCGGGCGCGTTCTAGCCAGGGGGCGGCGGCGCTTGCTTGCGGGCCGACAAGTTCCGAAAGCGTCGCCACGGCACCGGCCAAATCACCCTCATCAAGGCGCGCCCTGGCCTTTGTTACAGGGCTTGCGCTGGCATCGATGGAATCCAGTGCGCCTTCCTTGCGCACAGACACCAGGGATTTAATCGTTGTTAACACATCGCCCAGCACATCTTCGGACGGGATGGGTGGCACCGCTGCCGCCGCAATGGCGTTTGCCGCGGCGAGATATTCCCGGCGCAGGGTATCCATGGTGGCGATGCCGGTCTTCCCATAAGGCGCAAGCTCGCCGACCCCGCGCATGATGTCCGGATCGCCGTGGGCAAGTGCCTTCAGGGCATCCAGGGCAGGGGCAAAAGGTGCGCTGGAACGCAGGGTTTCACGCAAATGGCCAACCGCCAGCACCAATGTCTGGGCCTGCACCTGTTTTTGCGCGAGGGCGCTTGCGGCGGCATCACCGGCGCTCGACTGCGCAGCACCGGTTTCAAGACTGCCAATGCGTTCGGAAATCCCCGCCATGGTCTGGGTGAGTTGTTCGGCAGAACTATTGGCGTTGGAGCCACTTTCAGCCATGGCCTGTTCCAGTTTGGCCAGCCGTTCCATAACCGCATTAACTGTCTCGCCGCTTGTTTCCAGCTGGTTCATGCGCGAGCTCAATCGTTGCAGGGATTCGTTGGTTTCCACCGCGTCTGATGGTGGTGAGGTCGCCTGCAACATGCCGCGGACATAATCGATTTGCTTTTCCAGTTCCAGAATTCGCGCCATCACCCCTTCAAAGGACTGGTTCATCTGTCCGCGTTCACGTTCAAGATCGGCAATCGCTTCACCGCCCTTTCGGACCCGCTCCACTTCCTTTTCAATCTCACCCAGACGGTTCGCTAACGTATCTTCGGGCGCTTGCTGCTCATCGGAATTTTTCAGGGCTGGCAGGTAATCGACAACATAAGGCGACCACAGGGGTTGCGTTGCCAGGCCGCCGCCGATCAATACCACGACCAGCAACAGGCTAAAGAGAGACCGTGAAATACCTGCTTCCTCGGTGTTAGAGGTGACCAGCGGTTTTTCCGGTTGTTCAGGCGTGGGGGTTTTCGCCTCAGCGGCAGGCTTGGGCTTGGCAGGCGATTTTGCCTCCGCCTTTCCTGGCTTCTCTTCTTTCTTGGTCTTTTTGCTCACACGCCGATCCTCGTCAATATTCTGATCCCTGATAATATCAGGTGTCTTCGTTGCGGTTTAGATAAATCAACCCTGCGGGGGCATTTCCCTTACACATTTTATCAGCGCCGCCTGATCCGGGGTTGCCGCAACAACCACCCGGGTCCAGTCAAGCGCCCCTGCATGGACGGCGACGGCGTCACTCAAACAAAAAACATGAAGCCGTTCGGCACAGCCCGTGGCGCCGGCGCTCGTTAACAAATCGACGAAACTGTCCGCCGTGCGCGGGGAGTACAAGACGACCCCGTCAATGTCGCCCTTTTTCAGGGCATCGAGACCTGCCGGGGACAGGGCTGTCGCCTTGCGGGCATGATAAAGTTGAACACGGTGATACTGGTAGCCGCTTAAGGCCAGCATTGCGGCCAGGTCGCCCGCCACTTTCGAGCCTGCCACATGAAGCAGGACACCCTCCCCGGGCTTGCATTTTTCCTGAACCAATCCGGCCAGGGCGGTGACATCACCGGTGGCACTTGTGACTTTTTCAAATCCCGCCTGATGTGCCGTCCGCGCTGTCGCGTCACCAACAGCATAAACCGGCAAGCGGCGTTCGGATGATAGAGCGGCAAAGGCCCGTACCCCATTGGCGCTGGTCAGCAAAAGACCCTGAACATCGGTTAGGTCCGGGGCGTCCGCCGCCGTCAGTTCAATGCTCAGCAAGGGTTCGGTCACTGTTTCGATGCCGAGAGCGGCGAACTCTGCCGCAAGCGGTTCGGCATCTTCCAGCGGACGGGTAATCATTAACCGCATGGCAAAGCGTCACTCCAAAAATCCGGGCCCGGCACGTTCTTTCAACTCCTCCCCGGCCTCCCGGCCCAGCGCTACGGCATCGGCCATGTCGCCGCTGCGCCCCGTTTCCAGAACTTCCGAACCGTCAGGTTTGGCAATAAGGCCGCGCAGGGACAGGCCGTCGCTGGTGTCAATTTCCGCCAGTGCGGCGATGGGCGTTCGGCACGATCCGTCAAGGACTTCAAGCAAGGCACGCTCAGCTCTCACCCTGAACACTGTCGGTTGATGATTGAGCGCAGCCAGAAACTTGTGGGCGCGCTCATCATCCGTGTGACAGGTAATGCCGATAGCGCCCTGGGCCACCGCCGGTAACATTTCATTGGTCTCGATAATCGACGTTGCAACATCGGCATTACCCAGGCGATTAAGCCCGGCAAGCGCCAAAAGGGTGGCGTCAACCTGACCTTCGGCCAATTTGCGAAGACGGCTTTGAACGTTGCCGCGAAAAGTTACGACCTTAAGGTCGGGACGCATATTCAGAATAAGCGCCTGCCGCCTAAGCGCCGCCGTGCCGATAACACTGCCGGATGGCAGGTCGGCAATATTTTTTGCCTTGTCGCTGATGAAGGCATCGCGCGGGTCTTCGCGCTCCAGCATACAAGGCAGGACGATGCCGTCCGGTAGCCAAGTCGGTACGTCCTTCATGGAATGAACGGCAAGGTCGATACGTCCATCAAGCATGGCGTCGTCAATTTCCTTGGTGAACAAGCCCTTGCCACCGACTTCGGCCAATGCCCGATCCAGAATCATGTCGCCGGTCGTTTTGATAATGACGATTTCGGCGGCGGTGACCATTTCAGGAAAAGCGGCAATCAGCCGGGTTTTAACTTCTTCAGCCTGGGCCAGCGCCAAAGGGCTGCCACGGGTGCCAATACGAAGGGGGGCGGGGGAGGTCATAAAAACATGCTCAAAGTAATGGTCGGAATGTTGTCCAGAGAGTAAAGTCCCTGAACTTCATAATCAATGAGACTGTTTTATAGATGATCGTACTGGGTATCGAAACAAGTTGTGACGAAACCGCCGCCGCCGTGGTGACCGACAGCGGCGAGATTTTGGCCGAAACCGTTCTCTCGCAGCTGGAAGAGCATCGACCTTATGGCGGCGTCGTGCCAGAGGTCGCGGCGCGCGCCCATCTTGAACACATCGACCGACTGGTTGCTGAAACAATGAGCAAGGCCGGTACCGGATTTGATCAACTGGACGCGGTTGCCGCGACCGGCGGACCCGGCCTGATTGGCGGCGTCATCGTCGGGGTGATGACGGCCAAGGCCATCGCGGTAGCTCGAAAGTTACCTTTTATCGCCATCAACCATCTTGAAGGCCACGCCCTGAGCGCCCGCCTGGAGGCAAAAAACAAAATCGACTTCCCTTACTTGCTGTTGCTGGTATCGGGTGGCCATTGCCAGCTTTTGAGCGTCGAAGGGCCGGGACGCTATAAACGTTTGGGCACCACCATCGACGACGCGCTGGGTGAAGCCTTCGACAAGACGGCAAAAATGCTTGGCCTTGGCTATCCCGGCGGCCCGGCTGTAGAGGCTGCAGCCAAAAGTGGGGACGCCGCCCGTTTCGACCTGCCACGACCGATGAAAGGCCGTCCCGGATGTGATTTTTCCTTTTCCGGTTTGAAAACGGCAGTCCGCCACGTCGCCTTGGGATTGCCCGAAGGGGCTTTTGAAAGGCAGGACATCGCCGACCTGTGCGCCGGATTTCAGGCCGCCGCCGGTGACGTGCTGGCCGACCGCACCGATCATGCCCTGAATAATTTTCTTGAGGACCATCAAACCTGTCACGCCCTGGTCGTCGCAGGCGGCGTCGCGGCCAATCAGAGCATTCGCCAAAGGCTGCAAAAGCTGGCCGACGCGCGGGCGATCCCGCTTGTCGCGCCACCGCCCAGCCTGTGCACCGATAACGCGGCGATGATCGCCTGGGCGGCTATAGAGCGGATCACTGTTTCGGGGCTCAACGCTGCCGAGGATGGTCTTGATTTTCGCCCGCGCCCACGCTGGCCGCTCGACCCGGACGCCCCCAGCGCCGCCTTTGCCGGAGCCAAAGCCTGATCAGCCGCCAGAGCGGCATGGTTTATCAGGTGCTAAGGCACCAAGGCTTGAATGAGGTCTGGCGACAGGGCATAACATTCCCATGAACAAGACAATCCAGAAAATCGGTATTGCCGGAACCGGGGCCTGGGGCACGGCCCTTGCTGCCACAGCCAGACGAGCAGGGCGCGATGTGATTATTCAGGCCCATGAGGCTGATGTGGTGGAGGCCATCAACAACACCCACGAAAACAGCCGTTTTTTACCGGGCATCAAACTGGATAAGGAAATCAGGGCGACCGCCAATTTTGCCGATATCACCGCCTGTGACGCCGTCCTGCTGGTTATGCCGGCGCAATTCCTGCGTACCGCAACAACTGAAATGGCCAAATCATGGCGGGACGACGTGCCTGCGGTCATTTGCGCCAAAGGCATAGAGCAGAAAACCGGCGCCTTGCTAAGCGAGGTTTGCGCCGAAACACTGCCCGGCGTAGCCATTGCCGTGTTGTCCGGGCCGACCTTCGCCATCGAGGTTGCCCGTGGTTTGCCGACGGCCATCACCCTGGCATCAAAAGAGTCTGATCAGGCGGCGGCACTGGTCACAGCCTTGGGAACGCCGACGTTTCGCGCTTACCGCAGCGATGATGTGATTGGCGTCGAGCTTGGCGGGGCGGTCAAGAATGTGTTGGCCATTGGTTGCGGTATTATTGAAGGCCGTGGCCTTGGCGACAACGCACGCGCCGCCTTCATCACCCGGGGACTTGCCGAAATCGCCCGACTGGCGACAGCCAAGGGAGCATCGCCGGAAACCCTGGTCGGGTTGTCCGGTGTCGGCGACCTGACCCTGACCTGCAACGCCATGCAATCACGGAATTTTTCGCTGGGCGTAGCACTGGGTGCTGGCCGTTCTTTGGAAGAAATTCTCGGTGAGCGTTCTTCGGTTACTGAAGGGGTGTTTACCGCCTCATCAACCGTGCGTCTGGCCAAAAGCCTGAACGTCGATGCGCCACTTTGCACCGCCATGGATCAAATACTCAACAACAACGCCGATATCGAAGCGACCATCAAAGGCTTGCTGGCAAGACCTGTTGGCGCTGAAGATCCGCTGGGATAAATAATAAACTTCTTAAAACAAGGACGACTGCTGACATGCATTTCATCATCCATTGCACCGACAAGACGGGCGCCGCCCAGGTTCGCGCTGACAACCGCCCCGCCCATGTCGATTTTTTGAAAGCCAATCGCGACAATATCTATACCGCCGGGCCAACCCTTACCGATGACGGGGAGGGGATGAACGGCTCGTTGCTGATCGTCGATTTGCCTGACCGGGCCGCCGTCGATGCTTTTGCCGCAGCGGACCCTTACGCCCAGGCCGGGCTTTTTGAAAGCGTCGTCATCAAGCCCTGGAAGCAGGTTTTCGAGCCCTTATCCTAAAATGAGTCCTAAAATGAGCGCCCCTATCAAACTTTGCGGCTTAAACGACGTCGAAGACGGCAACTCCGGCGGTTTTTTTGCCGAAACCGACGGCCAGATGAAAAGTTATATCGTCGTACGCAAGGGTACGAGCGCCTTCGTCTACCTGAACAGTTGCCCACACATCGGAACACCGCTGGACTTTGCCCCCGGACGCTTCCTTAATCCGGATAAATCGATGATCCTGTGCTCCACCCACGGCGCGCTTTTCAGGATTGAGGACGGCTATTGTGTTTCCGGCCCTTGCGCCGAACAGAGCCTGAGCGCGGTGGCCATAGAAATGCGGGATGACGTTATTTATCTGGCTGAATGATTTCACCCCTTGTTTCCCGCGCCGTTTTTGAGATAATCGCTGTCACATTACACCGATAATAAATAATTTCCTGGGCAACGCCGGGACGGTGGCTCAATTTCAGAGAGGCGAACAGCTATGTCAGATAATGAAATTTTCCCGGTTCCCGCCGGTTTGGCCGAAACAGCGTGGGCCGATAACGACAAATACCTTGAGATGTACAAGCAGTCCGTCGAGGACAACGAGGGGTTTTGGGGCGAGCAGGGCAAGCGGATCGACTGGATCAAGCCCTATACCCAGGTTAAGGACGTCAACTTCGACGCGCCGGATGTTTCCATAAAATGGTTCTATGACGGAACCCTGAATGCCTCGGTCAACTGTCTTGACCGCCATCTGGAAAGCCGCGGCGATCAAACCGCGATTATCTGGGAAGGCGACGATCCTGCCGTAGATTCAAAGATCACATATAAGGAACTGCACGGGCAGGTCTGCCGTTTCGCCAATGCCATGAAGGCCCGCGGCATCAAAAAGGGTGATGTTGTCACCCTGTACATGCCGATGGTTCCCGAAGCCGCCGTCGCCATGCTGGCGTGCACCCGGATCGGCGCTATTCATTCCATCGTCTTTGGCGGTTTTTCACCCGATGCGCTGGCTGGCCGCATCAATGACTGTTCATCCAATTGCGTGATTACGGCCGATGAAGGCGTTCGCGGCGGCAAACCGATCCCGCTTAAAGTCAACACCGACAAGGCCCTTGAAAACTGCCCCGGCGTCGAGACGGTGTTTGTCGTCAATCGCACCGATGCCGACATCAACTGGGTCGAAGGTCGCGATGTTCGCTACACCCAAGCCTGCGCGGAGGTGTCAGCCGATTGCGAACCTGAAGAAATGAATGCCGAAGACCCGATGTTCATTCTCTATACGTCCGGCTCCACAGGCCAGCCCAAGGGTGTTCTTCACACCACCGGCGGCTACATGGTCTACGCTTCCATGACCCATCAGTACGTCTTCGATTATCACGATGGCGATATCTACTGGTGTACCGCCGATGTCGGCTGGGTCACCGGTCACAGCTACATCGTCTACGGACCGCTGGCCAATGGCGCCATCACCGTGATGTTTGAAGGCCTGCCCACCTATCCCGACAGCTCGCGCCTGTGGCAGGTTTGCGACAAGCACGACATCAACATTTTCTATACCGCACCAACGGCCATTCGCGCCCTGATGCGCGACGGTGAAGGCCCGGTCCAGAAGACCTCAAGGAAGTCTCTGCGCTTACTGGGCACCGTTGGTGAGCCGATCAATCCGGAAGCCTGGATGTGGTATTACAATGTGGTTGGCGAAGGCCGCTGCCCGATTGTCGATACCTGGTGGCAGACGGAAACCGGCGGCATCATGATTACACCGCTGCCCGGGGCCACCGCCGCCAAGCCGGGTTCGGCGACGCGTCCGTTCTTTGGCGTTCAACCCGAACTGGTTGACGGGGACGGCAAAACCCTTGACGGGGCGACCTCTGGCAATTTGTGCATCACCGATTCCTGGCCTGGCCAGATGCGCACCGTCTACGGCGATCACGAACGCTTCGTGCAGACCTATTTCTCGACCTACCCGGGCAAGTATTTCACCGGAGACGGTTGCCGGCGCGACGAAGACGGCTACTACTGGATTACCGGCCGTGTCGATGACGTCATCAACGTTTCGGGCCACCGCATGGGAACAGCCGAGGTCGAAAGCGCCCTGGTCGCCCACCACGATGTCGCCGAGGCCGCCGTTGTCGGCGCGCCCCATGACATCAAGGGCCAGGGCATTTACGCCTATGTCACACTGAACGCCGGGGTGGAATCCTCCGACGAGTTGAAGAAGGAACTGGTGGCCTGGGTCAGAAAGGAAATCGGACCGATTGCCTCGCCGGACTGGCTGCAATGGGCGCCAGGACTGCCCAAAACCCGTTCCGGCAAAATCATGCGCCGTATTTTACGCAAAATCGGTGAGAACGATTTTTCCAACCTGGGCGATACATCGACCCTGGCCGATCCCGGTGTTGTTGATGATCTGGTCGATAACCGTCAGAACCGCTAAAAATTCTGTGGCTTGAAATAAAAACGGCGACCCTTATTGGTGTCGCCGTTTTTTTTCACTCAGGCCTCGAGCAGAATTGATCGTTGCGCCTTGAATTCGTCTGATGCCATCAGCTTTTTGCAGTTCTCAAAGCGGCCTTCGGCGTAGGATCTGAAATCTTCAGCAGGGTTGTCGTTGGCGACCTGAATCGCCCCCCACAAAGTCCACAACAAATCGCACATGGCCTTGTACATGATCATGCGGGCGCGTTTTTCGGCTGGCACTGAGCCGCCGAAGTAGGCTTCCAGCAAAGCCTCATCCTGTCGGGCGTCAAATTCGGCCTCTACCGACAAATCGCCCAAATCCCACATGGCGTCATTATTACCGGAATATTCCCAGTCAATGACAATCATGCGCTCGCCAGTGTCGAGAAAATTTTCGGCCAGCGGGTCGCAGTGACACGGCACCAACGGGGCCGGATTCGCGGCCAGGGCGGCGCGCACCGATTCAGCCTCAATCTGGGTCTTTTCATAATGATCGGGAATCCAGGCGTCCTTGTCGCGTAACATGGCCAGGTATTCATCCATCATCGTGAAGATATTGAATTCGGTGGAAAAACTGTCGCCACAATCATGAACCTTTCTGAAGGCCCGTCCGGCCCGCGCGACGGCGCCCAGATCCTTGAACAAGTCTGTGCTCATGGTTTTTGCACCCTCGATGAAGCGGGTCAGCTGGACGCCGTTTGACGCATCGAAGAACAGCACCTCAGCGTTGACACCTGCCTTGGCGGTGACGTAGGCGCAAACTTCTTCGGCCTTACGGTCGATATATTCATCGGTGCCTGCGCCAGCGATCCGCAACATGAAGCTTTCACCGCCAACAACAACCTTGAAATTCCTGTTGGTCAGGCCGCCGAGCCGCTGAAAGCTGAAATCTTCAGCCTTTTTGCCTTCAAACAATCCAATGCTCAAAAGGGTATCTGTTACTTCGACATCCATGTCTTTAGCCTTTCGATAAGTGCAACATAGCGGGTGCTGTCATCATGCTACTCCAAACCCAATTCTGCCTTGCGCCGGTTGCTCCAGGCGCTGATCAGGCGATCGGATATAATGGCGATAAAGGCGACACAGACACCGGCGACAAGGCCACGCCCGGTATCAGCCTTGGTCAGGGCAATATAGACTTCCTGACCAAGATCCCGGGTCCCGACCAGGGCCGTGATAACCAGCATTGAAAGCGCCATCATAATGGTTTGGTTTACGCCAAGCATGATTTCCGGTAACGCCAGCGGCATCTGAACCTTCCACAATATCTGACGGCGGGTGCAACCGGTGGCGCGGGCGGCCTCGATCAAATGGGCCGGAACCTGTCGCAATCCGTGATCGGTATACCGGATGGCCGGCACCAGTGCGTAGGCGATAACGGCAAGCATGGCGGCAAAGTCACCAACCCGAAACAGCATCACCACCGGCATCAGGTAAACAAATGACGGCAGGGTTTGCAGGGTGTCGATAACCGCCTGAACAATCCGGTGCAAGCGATCATTTCGGGACGCTGC
Proteins encoded:
- the acs gene encoding acetate--CoA ligase produces the protein MSDNEIFPVPAGLAETAWADNDKYLEMYKQSVEDNEGFWGEQGKRIDWIKPYTQVKDVNFDAPDVSIKWFYDGTLNASVNCLDRHLESRGDQTAIIWEGDDPAVDSKITYKELHGQVCRFANAMKARGIKKGDVVTLYMPMVPEAAVAMLACTRIGAIHSIVFGGFSPDALAGRINDCSSNCVITADEGVRGGKPIPLKVNTDKALENCPGVETVFVVNRTDADINWVEGRDVRYTQACAEVSADCEPEEMNAEDPMFILYTSGSTGQPKGVLHTTGGYMVYASMTHQYVFDYHDGDIYWCTADVGWVTGHSYIVYGPLANGAITVMFEGLPTYPDSSRLWQVCDKHDINIFYTAPTAIRALMRDGEGPVQKTSRKSLRLLGTVGEPINPEAWMWYYNVVGEGRCPIVDTWWQTETGGIMITPLPGATAAKPGSATRPFFGVQPELVDGDGKTLDGATSGNLCITDSWPGQMRTVYGDHERFVQTYFSTYPGKYFTGDGCRRDEDGYYWITGRVDDVINVSGHRMGTAEVESALVAHHDVAEAAVVGAPHDIKGQGIYAYVTLNAGVESSDELKKELVAWVRKEIGPIASPDWLQWAPGLPKTRSGKIMRRILRKIGENDFSNLGDTSTLADPGVVDDLVDNRQNR
- a CDS encoding phosphotransferase family protein, translating into MDVEVTDTLLSIGLFEGKKAEDFSFQRLGGLTNRNFKVVVGGESFMLRIAGAGTDEYIDRKAEEVCAYVTAKAGVNAEVLFFDASNGVQLTRFIEGAKTMSTDLFKDLGAVARAGRAFRKVHDCGDSFSTEFNIFTMMDEYLAMLRDKDAWIPDHYEKTQIEAESVRAALAANPAPLVPCHCDPLAENFLDTGERMIVIDWEYSGNNDAMWDLGDLSVEAEFDARQDEALLEAYFGGSVPAEKRARMIMYKAMCDLLWTLWGAIQVANDNPAEDFRSYAEGRFENCKKLMASDEFKAQRSILLEA
- a CDS encoding Rieske 2Fe-2S domain-containing protein, which produces MSAPIKLCGLNDVEDGNSGGFFAETDGQMKSYIVVRKGTSAFVYLNSCPHIGTPLDFAPGRFLNPDKSMILCSTHGALFRIEDGYCVSGPCAEQSLSAVAIEMRDDVIYLAE